One segment of Thermococcus profundus DNA contains the following:
- a CDS encoding ABC transporter permease, translating into MRWVDFKESLSEFANEFKREKTGMLGLILLILLVVVAAAAPIITEPNFPDKWRDPQYWEAYPQTVPPTWYNMFTSKDLVPQQVYTVDSPNVHVDNQKRSMTIEVQYNLSDDYYYGPKGILIKGFNVTVPPGSPFQPKISVYLERPDGRTVPLVEKKPLSSGMSIAIGRDGNIKKATYIWLYKEVTGKTISPDDVPVEVVLIRDMVRPLFAVVDPSAYSSKNATGLVDEIISNPQTLHGTYTLKVTITKPFRTDVKVDNLHVTFLGRVYGSMGTDYQGRDLWAAIIWGSRVSLVIGITVSLLSTIIGIVYGVTSAYLGGNADEVLMRINELFSSIPSLPILILIGATMGHIPLSMIVLLLVVFGWMGIARISRSMALQIKEQTYVEAARALGAGTGRIIFKHMLPQLLPYAFAVIALNVPIAVISEASLSFLGLGDPTSVTWGQILHDAEVQSAATKGYWWWVLPPGLGIAVVGLTFVLIGTALDRILNPRLRRL; encoded by the coding sequence ATGAGATGGGTTGACTTTAAGGAGAGCCTATCAGAGTTCGCTAACGAGTTCAAACGAGAGAAGACTGGAATGCTGGGTCTGATATTGCTTATCCTGCTCGTGGTCGTGGCGGCCGCCGCCCCGATAATAACCGAGCCCAACTTCCCGGACAAGTGGAGGGACCCCCAGTACTGGGAGGCCTACCCCCAGACCGTTCCGCCAACCTGGTACAACATGTTCACGAGTAAGGATCTCGTGCCCCAGCAGGTTTACACTGTTGATTCCCCCAACGTCCACGTTGACAACCAGAAGAGGAGCATGACGATAGAGGTCCAGTACAACCTCTCCGATGATTACTACTACGGGCCGAAGGGTATACTGATCAAGGGCTTCAACGTTACAGTCCCACCTGGATCACCGTTCCAGCCCAAAATAAGCGTTTACCTTGAGAGGCCGGATGGGAGGACCGTGCCCCTCGTGGAGAAAAAGCCTCTCAGCTCGGGTATGTCAATAGCCATAGGAAGGGACGGAAACATCAAGAAGGCCACCTACATCTGGCTCTACAAGGAGGTCACCGGCAAGACCATCAGCCCCGATGACGTTCCGGTTGAGGTCGTCCTCATCAGGGATATGGTCAGGCCCCTCTTCGCCGTTGTGGATCCCAGCGCATACAGCTCCAAGAACGCCACTGGGCTCGTGGATGAGATAATCAGCAACCCGCAGACCCTTCACGGTACCTACACTCTAAAGGTTACTATCACCAAACCATTCAGAACTGACGTGAAAGTTGACAACCTGCACGTAACCTTCCTCGGCCGCGTCTATGGAAGCATGGGTACCGACTATCAGGGCAGGGATCTCTGGGCGGCCATCATCTGGGGAAGCAGGGTCTCCCTCGTTATCGGTATCACGGTCTCGCTCCTCAGCACTATCATAGGAATAGTCTACGGTGTTACCAGCGCCTACCTTGGAGGAAACGCGGATGAAGTGCTCATGCGTATAAACGAGCTCTTCAGCTCAATTCCCTCGCTCCCGATCCTGATCCTCATAGGAGCCACCATGGGACACATTCCCCTCAGCATGATAGTCCTCCTGCTCGTCGTCTTCGGATGGATGGGAATAGCGAGGATATCGAGGAGTATGGCCCTTCAGATCAAGGAGCAGACCTACGTTGAGGCTGCAAGGGCCCTTGGTGCCGGAACGGGAAGGATCATATTCAAGCACATGCTCCCGCAGCTCCTCCCGTACGCTTTCGCAGTTATAGCCCTCAACGTTCCAATCGCGGTTATCAGTGAAGCTTCCCTGAGCTTCCTCGGTCTCGGTGATCCGACCTCAGTTACATGGGGCCAGATACTCCACGATGCAGAGGTGCAGTCCGCGGCCACTAAGGGATACTGGTGGTGGGTTCTTCCACCTGGACTTGGAATTGCGGTCGTCGGACTTACGTTCGTCCTCATAGGTACGGCCCTGGATAGGATACTCAACCCGAGGCTCAGGAGGCTGTGA
- a CDS encoding HEAT repeat domain-containing protein, which translates to MVMGREEIILDKDGIRRDLMAWNIKEVVNLAGTYDKAFQILLDLLHDKNPMVRTNALQVIKELLKANSLNPERISLVVDDLVELARDKNERVSLKALEVLNLLLETGGISEEDYDKITDALVEIIKRGAPILSEYASEGLGKAGAKVVRIAKKLIGWLFSLIRSSEDRQVQSAAITALTEMAYRTEDSKVFNEIFDKMVDLVDHVDPYIQERALLSIDRMLSRPEMLTKRNKIKAVKKISKIKNSVRLASKASLLLEKLEKVSGEEEETLTPEEVKKKLEISEYGPEDVEKLLDAGKTDIVAELAKIDPIVMSMIIDMLNSDDPTRRMDALWVLSKTASQLTPTDAYSVLPVLGEFLKSRNPWARSTAAETLAEIYSLYPGTAQFFTSLLDVLLKSNREPDIEGALELIQALQKRMPTPEFQMAIVNILEGLLRRKESRATTLRFMAREAQSLIDLDYETLVRLENVLKEIYGEEGGKYDNIIASLIDLIDDLIRMKGGETESD; encoded by the coding sequence ATGGTCATGGGTAGGGAGGAGATAATACTCGATAAGGATGGCATTCGGCGGGATTTAATGGCATGGAACATTAAAGAAGTCGTGAATCTCGCGGGAACTTACGACAAAGCGTTCCAAATTCTTCTAGATCTGCTCCACGATAAAAATCCAATGGTGAGAACCAACGCCCTGCAGGTGATCAAAGAGCTACTCAAGGCAAATTCGCTAAATCCAGAGAGAATCTCCCTCGTCGTCGATGACCTGGTGGAGCTGGCCAGGGATAAAAACGAGAGAGTGTCCCTAAAGGCCCTGGAAGTCCTGAACCTCCTCCTTGAGACGGGTGGGATAAGCGAAGAGGATTACGACAAGATAACGGACGCACTCGTTGAGATAATCAAGAGGGGAGCACCCATACTCAGCGAATACGCCTCAGAGGGCCTAGGAAAAGCGGGTGCAAAGGTAGTGAGGATAGCCAAGAAGCTTATAGGGTGGCTCTTCTCCCTCATCCGCTCCTCAGAGGATAGACAAGTTCAGAGCGCTGCGATAACGGCCCTGACAGAGATGGCATACAGAACGGAGGATTCAAAGGTGTTCAATGAAATATTTGACAAGATGGTAGATCTGGTAGATCACGTTGACCCGTACATTCAGGAGAGGGCGCTCCTCTCGATAGACAGAATGCTCTCAAGGCCGGAGATGCTGACGAAGAGGAACAAGATAAAAGCAGTAAAAAAGATAAGTAAGATAAAAAACAGCGTCCGATTGGCCTCCAAGGCCAGCCTTCTGCTGGAGAAGCTCGAGAAAGTAAGCGGTGAAGAAGAGGAGACCCTAACTCCCGAGGAAGTCAAGAAGAAGCTTGAGATAAGCGAGTACGGGCCTGAGGACGTTGAAAAACTGCTCGATGCAGGAAAGACGGATATAGTGGCGGAACTTGCAAAAATCGATCCCATAGTCATGTCAATGATAATAGACATGCTGAACTCCGACGATCCAACAAGGCGAATGGATGCACTTTGGGTCCTCTCGAAGACTGCATCCCAGCTCACCCCCACCGACGCATACTCGGTGCTTCCTGTTCTGGGGGAGTTCCTGAAGAGCAGGAACCCCTGGGCCAGGAGCACCGCCGCTGAAACCCTCGCCGAAATATACTCCCTCTACCCAGGAACGGCCCAGTTCTTCACCTCCCTCCTCGACGTTCTCCTGAAGTCGAACAGGGAACCTGACATAGAGGGGGCCCTTGAGCTGATCCAGGCACTTCAGAAGCGTATGCCAACGCCGGAGTTCCAAATGGCTATAGTAAACATTTTAGAGGGCCTCCTACGGAGGAAGGAATCGCGTGCTACGACACTCCGCTTCATGGCACGGGAAGCACAGAGCTTGATAGACCTGGACTACGAGACCCTGGTACGGCTGGAAAACGTGCTGAAGGAGATCTACGGGGAGGAGGGAGGGAAGTACGACAACATAATAGCATCACTCATAGACCTGATCGATGACCTCATCCGGATGAAGGGAGGAGAAACGGAAAGCGACTAA
- a CDS encoding nascent polypeptide-associated complex protein, whose protein sequence is MMGMNPRQMRKLMKQMGIKMEELEGVEEVVIRMRGKEIVLRDPAITVITAHGEKSYQIVPGSEEVREVLEIPEEDIKLVMEQAGVDYEAAKKALEEAKGDLAEAILKLAEES, encoded by the coding sequence ATGATGGGGATGAACCCAAGGCAGATGAGGAAGCTCATGAAGCAGATGGGCATCAAGATGGAGGAGCTTGAGGGCGTTGAGGAGGTAGTTATCAGAATGCGAGGAAAGGAGATAGTTCTCAGGGATCCCGCGATAACGGTCATCACGGCTCACGGCGAAAAAAGCTATCAGATAGTTCCCGGAAGCGAGGAAGTCCGTGAGGTTCTAGAGATACCAGAGGAGGATATAAAGCTCGTCATGGAGCAGGCAGGAGTTGACTATGAAGCGGCGAAGAAGGCCCTGGAGGAGGCAAAGGGAGACCTTGCAGAGGCAATTCTGAAGCTCGCGGAAGAGTCTTAG
- a CDS encoding dihydroorotase — translation MHELVIAGKFVTEEGIFRGSVGIDDGKIRAISTGLLRGEEVLNLGEDLILPGLIDVHVHLRDFEEKHKETIESGTKAAIHGGITTVFDMPNTRPPIMDLKTFERREHTFRGRAYSDYAMGFLVSNNCEDAKMSGADFFKVFMGASTGGIYSKDFESDYSCAPGVVSVHAEDARTIQKRPERPPEAEIKAVERVLLAAEKLRKPLNICHVSTGGAIKAVTRSNLPWVSFEVTPHHLFLSRGDYERNGLLKVYPPLRGEDDIRTLWENFRRIPIIASDHAPHTIEDKKEGAAGIPGLETEVALLLDGVNRGLLSITDIVKKMHLNPIRVFGIRNKGFRLGADADFTVVDLKREWIVKPEEFYTKAKWSPWEGKRLRGKAVMTLLRGEVVMEEDEITGKPRGVRIDVR, via the coding sequence ATGCACGAGCTTGTGATCGCGGGAAAATTCGTAACTGAAGAGGGCATCTTTAGAGGGAGCGTTGGAATCGACGATGGAAAGATTCGGGCTATCTCCACAGGCCTTCTAAGGGGAGAGGAAGTTCTGAACCTTGGGGAGGACCTTATCCTTCCAGGATTAATAGACGTCCACGTCCACCTCAGAGATTTTGAAGAGAAGCACAAGGAAACAATCGAAAGCGGGACGAAAGCGGCAATACACGGGGGCATAACCACAGTTTTTGATATGCCAAACACGAGACCGCCGATAATGGACCTGAAAACCTTTGAGAGAAGGGAGCACACTTTCAGGGGACGAGCTTATTCCGACTACGCAATGGGTTTTCTGGTCTCCAACAACTGTGAAGACGCCAAGATGAGCGGTGCTGACTTCTTCAAGGTGTTCATGGGCGCGTCCACTGGGGGGATTTATTCTAAGGACTTCGAGAGTGACTACTCCTGTGCGCCGGGTGTTGTGAGCGTCCATGCCGAAGATGCGAGGACAATTCAAAAAAGGCCGGAGAGGCCGCCAGAGGCAGAGATAAAGGCAGTGGAGCGAGTACTGCTGGCGGCAGAGAAGCTGAGAAAGCCCCTTAACATCTGCCATGTATCAACCGGAGGGGCGATAAAAGCTGTTACACGCTCAAACCTGCCATGGGTCAGCTTTGAGGTGACTCCCCATCACCTATTCCTCAGCAGGGGGGATTATGAGAGGAACGGGCTCCTGAAGGTTTATCCCCCTCTCAGAGGGGAAGATGACATAAGGACGCTGTGGGAGAACTTCCGCAGAATACCCATAATAGCGAGCGACCATGCCCCACACACCATCGAAGACAAGAAAGAAGGAGCCGCGGGGATCCCGGGTCTGGAGACAGAAGTGGCCCTTCTTCTTGATGGGGTAAACAGGGGCCTGTTGAGCATAACAGACATAGTGAAAAAGATGCACCTCAACCCAATTAGGGTATTTGGGATAAGGAACAAAGGGTTCAGGCTCGGCGCAGATGCAGACTTCACGGTAGTCGATCTAAAGAGGGAGTGGATCGTGAAGCCCGAGGAGTTCTACACAAAGGCGAAATGGAGCCCATGGGAAGGGAAGAGGCTCAGGGGGAAGGCCGTAATGACCCTGCTTCGTGGTGAAGTCGTCATGGAAGAGGATGAGATAACTGGAAAGCCACGGGGGGTTAGGATAGATGTACGCTAA
- a CDS encoding ABC transporter permease: protein MGYGKYLVFRILNALLVLVIATLIMSALFVKVAREDNKSKLFEELRSWDQTEGKKIKQSLGEEEYWRQRAIEEQNLRKKYNLDKSFWGQVIEKTKRSLMWDFGQSTVSIGGTNNVRDIVFMYLPRSIVLFTTATIITMILGIYLGVRAANMPGSVFDRSLSIFALLTYSLPTWWTGMMFILIFAYKLGWFPLQSNFLPTDTILDKIHKLALPVLTFVFVAFGGWAWTTRNIMIGTLQEDFIMAARAKGLPERKVIYGHALRAAAPPIVTMVIFSLLGSLGGAIISEQVFSYPGMGMLYWMALNQGETNIVIGLTYFSVVLYLSGVVLADMIYGFLDPRVKVGASAKM from the coding sequence ATGGGATACGGCAAGTACCTCGTGTTTAGAATCCTCAACGCGCTTTTGGTTCTGGTGATCGCCACCCTTATTATGTCCGCCCTCTTCGTTAAAGTCGCTAGGGAGGACAACAAGTCCAAACTGTTTGAGGAGCTTAGATCTTGGGATCAGACGGAAGGTAAAAAGATAAAACAGTCTCTTGGTGAGGAAGAATACTGGAGGCAGCGTGCTATAGAAGAGCAGAACCTCAGAAAGAAGTACAACCTGGACAAATCCTTCTGGGGACAGGTCATTGAAAAAACCAAACGATCCTTGATGTGGGATTTTGGACAGAGCACCGTTTCAATTGGTGGAACGAACAACGTCCGCGACATAGTTTTCATGTACCTCCCGAGGAGCATAGTGCTGTTCACCACGGCAACGATCATCACAATGATCCTTGGTATCTACCTTGGAGTCAGGGCCGCTAACATGCCTGGAAGCGTCTTTGACAGAAGCCTCTCAATATTCGCCCTCCTGACGTACAGTCTTCCAACATGGTGGACAGGAATGATGTTCATCCTCATATTCGCCTACAAGCTCGGCTGGTTCCCGCTTCAGTCCAACTTCCTCCCAACTGACACGATACTTGATAAGATACACAAGCTCGCCCTCCCCGTGTTGACGTTCGTATTCGTGGCCTTCGGTGGATGGGCATGGACTACTAGGAACATCATGATAGGAACCCTCCAGGAGGACTTCATCATGGCCGCCAGGGCCAAGGGTCTCCCCGAGAGGAAGGTCATCTACGGCCACGCCCTCCGTGCAGCAGCTCCCCCGATAGTGACAATGGTCATATTCTCCCTCCTCGGATCCCTTGGTGGAGCAATAATCAGCGAGCAGGTCTTCAGCTACCCGGGAATGGGAATGCTCTACTGGATGGCGCTCAACCAGGGTGAGACCAACATCGTCATAGGTCTTACCTACTTCTCGGTGGTTCTGTACCTCAGCGGCGTCGTGCTTGCGGACATGATCTACGGATTCCTCGACCCGCGTGTCAAGGTCGGTGCCTCAGCCAAGATGTGA
- a CDS encoding dihydroorotate dehydrogenase electron transfer subunit: MYAKVLINEVFEAADSVRVFKFDRGFQFEPGQFVMVWLPGAGEKPFSLADRDTLIVKKVGPFTSRLFELKEGDSLWVRGPYGKGFEPVGERVALVAGGIGIPPIYALAKLWGDRFKEKILLYGARTSDELALLDIENYVDEIVIFTDDGSTGRRGYPTDGLREIKGEVEQVYACGPEPMLKAVLEVMNYERVQVSMERYMKCGIGVCGSCNLGKYLVCRDGPVFRGELLRGVI; this comes from the coding sequence ATGTACGCTAAGGTGCTCATCAATGAGGTATTTGAAGCGGCAGATAGCGTCAGAGTCTTCAAGTTTGATAGAGGATTCCAGTTCGAGCCGGGACAGTTCGTTATGGTGTGGCTACCAGGAGCAGGAGAGAAGCCGTTCAGCTTGGCAGATCGGGATACCCTCATCGTCAAAAAGGTGGGGCCGTTCACTTCCAGACTCTTCGAACTGAAGGAGGGGGACTCCCTCTGGGTACGGGGCCCTTACGGGAAGGGTTTTGAACCGGTTGGAGAAAGGGTAGCTCTCGTCGCAGGGGGGATAGGGATCCCACCTATATACGCCCTGGCAAAGCTCTGGGGAGACAGATTCAAAGAAAAGATACTTCTCTATGGGGCAAGAACTTCCGATGAACTAGCCCTCCTTGACATAGAGAACTACGTCGATGAGATAGTCATTTTCACCGACGACGGATCCACTGGCAGAAGGGGTTATCCAACGGACGGTCTTAGGGAAATAAAAGGTGAAGTCGAACAGGTCTATGCCTGCGGACCGGAGCCCATGCTGAAAGCCGTCCTTGAAGTAATGAACTACGAGAGGGTGCAGGTGTCTATGGAGAGGTATATGAAGTGCGGCATCGGTGTGTGCGGGAGCTGTAACCTCGGGAAGTACCTGGTGTGCAGGGACGGTCCAGTCTTCAGGGGGGAGCTCCTCAGGGGAGTTATATAA
- a CDS encoding ABC transporter substrate-binding protein → MVFSVFFVQPAAAEDENAYINAALQAFETKYYKTAEDLGDILDMTLDNSTELTAYFTAEFHNKTIEVTNPDQFWDLAKINMGLGIFESPRVFIVETWTFFPANKNRIQDIVADPNVGLATRWSPMTAKTPDGKLKIAQFASTGAMFMSPFNPVGGLTDVYSVRVSTLITDYGGATNFDGIYSPYRCTWEIDKTPGKVPDDAVIYNQTQGWIAAHAGEDYKAKVTFHCDIGEWHNGVKGDINDIKNYIAFYYTWAYEDYPNDPYYDSGLSSTGAYLKNILGYEFTDDGFTVYGKYTHPLADDQIAAYYSMYPSVPWELYWAMGELVANAKKYGIDKTYSFSSSGEGILWLDLITKEHAADVVKIMQEIMNGNAKDNFPGIDWSAAKDRFQADINFFNQYNHLFISNGPYMLVKYDPNALYLKLKKFTGERHVLGTDSGLPIDGVPDEIEYVGVQGQDTAILSVAKGDYDILSYAFPAGKFQGLGEDVLNNLKLFKSASSYNELTINDWHDPDKDAPIVTVGDSVYFNPFAIREVRYAMNWLISRDYIVQNIYQGSGAPMLGCIRPSHPANKYFQIVYDTLGMTTSGNEDYALYLIEQGMEKAKEQVAKYGHTLEKRSDGYWYFDGKPVSIKFLIRTEDERKEIGLYIARLLETKVGFKVEKYLWDRKKTGSVVFAEDPANYKWNLYTGGWGTSGLPTQWVDGYMAFFYTNWYGYTPNGMGVDHGHRNTVTVREFLKFVGELVGPAETTTTTSSEETTTTTSKPTTTTSQQTTTSKPTTTSKPTTTSKPTSSSPSKTTTTSKQGGGGICGPAALVGLAIIPLLLRRRK, encoded by the coding sequence ATGGTGTTTAGTGTTTTCTTTGTCCAGCCAGCGGCTGCAGAGGATGAGAATGCATACATCAATGCAGCCCTTCAGGCGTTTGAAACGAAGTACTACAAGACGGCCGAGGATCTTGGAGACATCCTCGACATGACCCTTGACAACTCCACGGAGCTGACTGCATACTTCACCGCCGAGTTCCACAACAAGACCATTGAGGTTACCAACCCAGACCAGTTCTGGGATCTCGCGAAGATCAATATGGGTCTCGGTATCTTCGAGAGCCCGCGCGTCTTCATCGTCGAGACCTGGACCTTCTTCCCGGCCAACAAGAACAGGATCCAGGACATCGTTGCCGACCCGAACGTTGGTCTTGCAACCCGCTGGAGCCCAATGACCGCCAAGACCCCTGACGGAAAGCTCAAAATCGCCCAGTTCGCCTCAACCGGTGCCATGTTCATGAGCCCGTTCAACCCGGTCGGCGGCCTCACCGACGTTTACAGCGTTAGGGTCTCCACCCTCATAACTGACTACGGTGGAGCCACCAACTTCGACGGTATCTACTCCCCATACAGGTGCACCTGGGAAATCGACAAGACCCCTGGTAAGGTTCCAGATGATGCCGTCATCTACAACCAGACCCAGGGATGGATAGCCGCCCACGCAGGCGAGGACTATAAGGCCAAGGTTACCTTCCACTGCGACATCGGCGAGTGGCACAACGGCGTTAAGGGCGACATCAACGACATAAAGAACTACATCGCCTTCTACTACACCTGGGCATACGAGGACTACCCGAACGACCCGTACTACGACTCTGGCCTCTCCTCAACTGGTGCCTACCTCAAGAACATCCTCGGTTACGAGTTCACTGACGACGGCTTCACCGTCTACGGTAAGTACACCCACCCGCTTGCGGACGATCAGATCGCTGCTTACTACAGCATGTACCCGAGCGTTCCGTGGGAGCTCTACTGGGCCATGGGCGAGCTCGTCGCCAACGCTAAGAAGTACGGCATCGACAAGACCTACTCCTTCAGCAGCTCTGGCGAGGGAATCCTCTGGCTCGACCTCATCACCAAGGAGCACGCCGCTGACGTCGTCAAGATCATGCAGGAGATAATGAACGGCAACGCCAAGGACAACTTCCCGGGAATCGACTGGAGCGCCGCCAAGGACAGGTTCCAGGCTGACATCAACTTCTTCAACCAGTACAACCACCTCTTTATAAGCAACGGTCCTTACATGCTCGTTAAGTATGACCCGAACGCCCTCTACCTCAAGCTCAAGAAGTTCACCGGCGAGAGGCACGTCCTCGGCACCGACAGCGGGCTTCCGATCGACGGTGTGCCTGACGAGATCGAGTACGTGGGTGTCCAGGGTCAGGATACCGCCATTCTCTCAGTTGCCAAGGGCGACTACGACATCCTCTCCTACGCGTTCCCGGCCGGCAAGTTCCAGGGCCTTGGTGAGGACGTCCTCAACAACCTCAAGCTCTTCAAGAGCGCCAGCTCCTACAACGAGCTGACCATCAACGACTGGCACGACCCGGACAAGGATGCCCCGATAGTCACCGTTGGTGACAGCGTTTACTTCAACCCGTTCGCCATCAGGGAGGTCAGGTACGCTATGAACTGGCTCATCAGCAGGGACTACATCGTCCAGAACATCTACCAGGGTAGCGGTGCCCCAATGCTCGGCTGCATCAGGCCCAGCCACCCGGCCAACAAGTACTTCCAGATCGTTTACGACACCCTTGGAATGACCACCAGCGGCAACGAGGACTATGCCCTCTACCTCATCGAGCAGGGCATGGAGAAGGCCAAGGAGCAGGTCGCCAAGTACGGCCACACCCTTGAGAAGAGAAGCGACGGTTACTGGTACTTCGACGGAAAGCCGGTTTCCATCAAGTTCCTCATCCGTACCGAGGACGAGAGGAAGGAGATCGGTCTCTACATAGCCAGGCTCCTTGAGACCAAGGTCGGCTTCAAGGTCGAGAAGTACCTGTGGGACAGGAAGAAGACCGGTAGCGTCGTCTTTGCTGAGGACCCGGCCAACTACAAGTGGAACCTCTACACCGGCGGCTGGGGTACCAGCGGTCTCCCGACCCAGTGGGTTGACGGTTACATGGCGTTCTTCTACACCAACTGGTACGGATACACCCCGAACGGTATGGGTGTTGACCACGGCCACAGGAACACCGTTACGGTGAGGGAGTTCCTCAAGTTCGTCGGCGAGCTCGTTGGTCCGGCCGAGACCACCACGACCACCTCCTCCGAAGAGACCACGACCACAACCAGCAAGCCAACCACCACTACCAGCCAGCAGACTACTACCAGCAAGCCCACGACAACCAGCAAGCCGACCACAACCAGCAAGCCCACCAGCTCATCACCGAGCAAGACCACCACTACCAGCAAGCAGGGTGGTGGAGGAATCTGCGGTCCGGCCGCTCTCGTCGGCCTGGCAATAATACCGCTCCTCCTCAGGAGGAGGAAGTGA